In Phoenix dactylifera cultivar Barhee BC4 chromosome 1, palm_55x_up_171113_PBpolish2nd_filt_p, whole genome shotgun sequence, the genomic stretch TTAGCACATAGCttacaaaacaagaaagaaataaGCTCGTAAAGAATGAATGGTGCTGCCAAGCGATAGAAATGGGAAGATTTTATTCAACAAgtattaatataaaaaaaaagttatagcAGCCTGTGACTTACTCTGATGACCAAGACTCCAGAGGAATATAATGCTCGACCAATAGACTAGTGCCTCAATTCTTCCTTTCAACATGCCCCAATTCCATTCTAGAAGCATGTCTGCATGTGAACACCACCTGAACTGCTACTCCAAATCTTAAAGGACGAATCTTGAACTCAGGAACATGAAAAGAAGTCTTGCATCTGTATAAATTCCTCGGTTTGAAAGACAGTGTCACGTAAATCCAATACCTCATATCTCCTCAATCTGTTCCCTGATATTCAAGGCAATGATAGCTGCCAAGCTTTGCCTCTCATGGTGGATGCATGAAGAAACACCTCTTGCAAAATAATCAGCATACTGTTTTCAGAAAAGTAATAATCAAAGATTCAAAATGGTTGTTGCAAGTATTTATCAACCAGAAAAAAAGGGTCACCAATCACAGCATATCCAAACAAATTCAGCAAAATTTTGCCATCATCTATCTACTGGAAAACCTGATGAGTTATGTAGGCTAATCTGATCTGCTTCTGAGGCTATAAATATTGCCAATTACTCCAACAATGCTTTGACATCATCTATCTACTGGAAAACCTGAGTTATGTAGGCTAATCTGATCTGCTTCTGAGGCTATAAATATTGCCAATTACTCCAACAATGCTAACAACCACTGCCAAAACTAACATCATCCATGATAAGAACTTTTCTCGTACTCCCAAATTCTTCCCTTGCTTATCTAATCTTAGAGCAATGAGAGCTGGGAATATAAACCCCAGTGCGAGTCCGGTTGTTGCGCCTGTAAACTTGAAAGCAACCCAGATATTGGGTACCGTGGTAGAACCAAGATATATAATCGCCAACAGCACTGCTGTCAAAGCCAGGATCTTCTTCCTACTTCCAGTAGCCGATCCGGAGAAGACCAATGCATCCACAGTTTTCCTCAGAGAGAAATGAACGACAGGGAAAACAAGAACCAGATGAAGAACATACCCAATCCTCACCACATAGTTCAGAACTGAACTGAATCTGATCCCAAGATCCTTGTCGAAATTTGTCAGCACATCCGACTCGGTCTCGTCTCCGAACAAGAGATAGCCCGAAATGGCCGTCGAAGCATAGACGACGACGCACAAAACCGTGCTAATCCTCCCCACCCTATTCATCTTCCGAGGTGTCCTCCCCTTAAGCTCATTGTAGATCGGCTGAACATTAAAGTGGCAAACGTAGGCGTTCGTCATGATCGGAATCACCACCAGCAAGTCCAAGATCGCAGCTTTCGACCCGAAATCCGGCCCCATCCTCGGCGTCTTGATCCGGCGTTCGGCGAGCTTAACAAAGGCAATGATACACGACACGACGACAAAGACGACGGCGAGAGCAACAGAGGCAGCCGAGGTCAAGCTCAAGGAATCGATCTTTTCAAGAGCACAGAGAGGAGCTAAAAAGATTACCAACACTACAAGGATCACCAGCTTCCGGTGATCCCACGATCCATTCCCGAGCAGTTGGTCGAAGACGCCGATATGCTCGGAGGAGCCCGACATCACATCccctatgattatgagatagaCGACGAGAATCCCCGCATTGTTAAGGATGATACAGATCTCGGAGACGATTCGGGAGGGGCGGCCGAGGGCGGATTGGACGACTTCGCCGTAGGAGGAGGCCTTGCAGTGGGCCGAGAACCGGACGAGAAGCTCGATGCTGATCTCCGACAGAATCCCCATCAAAATTATCGACGCGAAGCCAACGGCGACGCCGAGGACCTTCATGGTGGCCGGGAGGGCCATGATCCCAGCGCCGATGATCGACGTAGCCAGATTGAAGACGGCACCGGGGATACCCGACCCGGCAGAGGCGGCGGCGCCGTCGGCGCCGCCCTCGGCGTCGAGAATGAGCGGGAGGTCGTCGAATTCGCCGAATCCAGCGCCGTCCTCTCCATGGAAGAAGTCCTTGGTGGAATCTTTTTCAGGGGTCGGGGATTGGAGTTCGATGGAGGAAGAAGTGACGGGGAGGGGGGAGTAATGGGAAGCCATGGGTCAGGGGATAACGAGGGGTTATCGAGCCAGAGTTATTCGCGCATAAATTTAGATGAGAAGTTGCTGAGAATTGTGGGAGGAAGGCCGGCGCGAGATGGAATTACCAAGAAATAGGAGCTTTTCGCTGCAGATCTGAGTCGGGAGATTTGGATCAATGAACAAACACTTGGTGgggtttttcccttttttttttttttgtcgcaCCGCTTCCCTCGCCTCTCTCCTTCTCGTtaatttgagagagagagagcgcagaGGGGAAGCCCTATCTTTGGGGGCAAGATGGGAAGTTTACTAATTGGACGAGGGCTCGCATGCTTCGCCCGTACACTTACCGCCGCCTGGGATGAGGTGGATCTCCTCCGGTCTAGTCGGAGCATAGTTAGCGAGCCAATAGGATAATGAAATTTGGGTTCAAACCTTATTAATATCATGAAATTTGGGTGTTAGGCttaaattttaatctaatagGATAATGAAATTTGGGTGTAAATTGCATAAGTTCCAACTATAGAACCTCTTTCTGTATATGTAGGGAtgtacatatgcatatatcaaTACACA encodes the following:
- the LOC120111686 gene encoding amino acid transporter AVT6E, producing MASHYSPLPVTSSSIELQSPTPEKDSTKDFFHGEDGAGFGEFDDLPLILDAEGGADGAAASAGSGIPGAVFNLATSIIGAGIMALPATMKVLGVAVGFASIILMGILSEISIELLVRFSAHCKASSYGEVVQSALGRPSRIVSEICIILNNAGILVVYLIIIGDVMSGSSEHIGVFDQLLGNGSWDHRKLVILVVLVIFLAPLCALEKIDSLSLTSAASVALAVVFVVVSCIIAFVKLAERRIKTPRMGPDFGSKAAILDLLVVIPIMTNAYVCHFNVQPIYNELKGRTPRKMNRVGRISTVLCVVVYASTAISGYLLFGDETESDVLTNFDKDLGIRFSSVLNYVVRIGYVLHLVLVFPVVHFSLRKTVDALVFSGSATGSRKKILALTAVLLAIIYLGSTTVPNIWVAFKFTGATTGLALGFIFPALIALRLDKQGKNLGVREKFLSWMMLVLAVVVSIVGVIGNIYSLRSRSD